Sequence from the Clostridiales bacterium genome:
GCATCTATTGTTCAAATAGCATATTTAACTGCACTAAAAAAGTATGCTATACACAGAGAATTTAAATCTGGTGAAGGATATGCCGATTTTGTATTTATACCAAACAAGAAAAGTGATACTGCATTTATACTCGAACTTAAAGTGGACTCTACACCAGAAGAAGCCTTAAAACAGATAAAGAATAAAAATTATATGCAATCACTTAGAAATTGCGTAGGTCCAAAACTGGCGATTGGTATATCATATAACTCAGAAAACACAAATAAGGATGATAACAGACGTCATTATATTAAAATAGAAGAATTAAACTAATAAATATACTCATGATAATAAGCTTATAGCCCATAACGTAAGTACAGATCTGTCCCCTGCCTCTAATCTTTTTTTAAGTAGGCAGTGGGTAAATAATTTCAATGAAGACGGGAGTTCAATCTCGGACTGAATTATACAATACAAATCACAAAAAATAATTATCGAGGTATACGCACCCTCTCAAAAGAAAAAATGTTGCGTTTACTTTGATAATTAGCCCAAAAAATTTTAGAGATAGATGTAAAAAAAACAATATTAAAAAATTTTTACTAGAATATGCTGTTTTATTATTGCATAAAATTAAAGTAGTCCAAAAATAATGATACTTAAAACTAGGAGAATATTATGTATATTTTAAAATTAGGTTCTACTGGACCTTTTGTAAAACTTTTACAAAGCGTTCTTATTAATTTAGGATACGATGTTGGCAAAATAGATGGTATATTTGGGTTAAAAACTCAAAATGCTGTGTTAGAATACCAAAAGAATAATTATCTTACTCCAGATGGTGTTGTAGATAACAAAACTTGGAATTCTTTAGAAAAATTTATACTAGGTTATACTTCATACACAATTGCGCCATCTGATACACTTTTTAAAATTGCATCTTCATTTTCTACAAGTGTAAATTCTATTTTAGTAGCAAATCCTGGTATAGATCCTATGAATTTAACCATTGGGCAATCTATTATTGTTCCACTAAATTCAAATGTTGTACTTACAAATATTGATTATACTTATGATATAATGGAAATGAATATTCGTGCACTAAAAACGAGATATCCATTTATTGAAACTGGAATAATTGGTCAAAGTGTTCTTGGAAAAAACTTGTATTATATAAAACTTGGAAACGGTGATAAAAAAGTCCAGTATAACGCTAGCCACCATTCTTTAGAATGGATAACTTCTGTTTTGATGATGAAATTTATAGAAGATTTTTCACGTGCGTATGCTGAAAA
This genomic interval carries:
- a CDS encoding PD-(D/E)XK nuclease domain-containing protein, which gives rise to ASIVQIAYLTALKKYAIHREFKSGEGYADFVFIPNKKSDTAFILELKVDSTPEEALKQIKNKNYMQSLRNCVGPKLAIGISYNSENTNKDDNRRHYIKIEELN